A part of Thalassophryne amazonica chromosome 3, fThaAma1.1, whole genome shotgun sequence genomic DNA contains:
- the fezf2 gene encoding fez family zinc finger protein 2: MATSASLETMMSCARTGSSAVPKTLAFSIDRIMSKSSEPKRGADDAKKLLGLCAPMPCMIPLQPFTYDLHAKALMCYSELWRANFSGTICGSAPAPCKDNCGACRKAGAKPPLVTSSSRLVKPQVVQQTVAVPGGGSLYYLNYLDPTYQPSELLAGHCFSAPQAPASVSAHHRLLLLENSKVAGVGADKFPTPQYPHKEHLPGQLDQIVKENHVLSADKNCVKTHSKVSGTGGGADGKPKNFTCEVCGKVFNAHYNLTRHMPVHTGARPFVCKVCGKGFRQASTLCRHKIIHTQEKPHKCNQCGKAFNRSSTLNTHVRIHAGYKPFVCEFCGKGFHQKGNYKNHKLTHSGEKQYKCSICNKAFHQIYNLTFHMHTHNDKKPFTCTTCGKGFCRNFDLKKHIRKLHESGFVSAADASRETKS, encoded by the exons atgGCAACTTCTGCCTCTCTGGAGACCATGATGTCCTGCGCTAGGACCGGCTCATCCGCGGTTCCAAAGACCCTGGCCTTCTCCATAGACCGGATCATGTCCAAGAGCTCGGAGCCGAAGAGGGGCGCGGACGACGCCAAGAAGCTGTTGGGTCTGTGCGCTCCGATGCCCTGCATGATCCCGCTGCAGCCCTTCACCTACGACCTCCACGCCAAGGCGCTCATGTGCTACTCGGAGTTGTGGAGAGCAAACTTCAGCGGGACGATCTGCGGGTCCGCGCCCGCGCCCTGCAAAGACAACTGCGGTGCGTGCCGGAAAGCCGGCGCAAAGCCGCCGCTGGTGACGTCGAGCAGCAGGCTGGTGAAACCGCAGGTCGTCCAGCAGACGGTGGCCGTGCCGGGCGGAGGCTCGCTCTACTATCTGAACTACCTGGACCCGACCTATCAGCCGTCCGAGCTGCTGGCCGGACACTGTTTCTCCGCTCCGCAGGCCCCGGCCTCCGTGTCGGCGCACCACAGACTCCTTCTGCTGGAGAACAGCAAGGTGGCCGGCGTGGGGGCCGACAAGTTCCCCACGCCGCAGTACCCGCATAAGGAACATCTGCCGGGTCAGCTGGACCAGATAGTGAAGGAGAACCACGTCCTGAGCGCCGACAAGAACTGCGTCAAAACGCACAGCAAAGTCAGCGGCACCGGCGGCGGCGCAGACGGAAAACCCAAAAACTTCACATGTGAAGTGTGTGGAAAG GTTTTTAACGCGCACTATAATCTGACCCGGCACATGCCCGTGCACACCGGCGCGCGACCCTTCGTGTGTAAAGTGTGCGGGAAAGGCTTCCGGCAGGCGAGCACGCTGTGCAGACACAAAATCATCCACACGCAG GAAAAACCTCATAAATGTAACCAGTGTGGAAAAGCCTTCAACAGGAGCTCCACGCTCAACACGCACGTCCGCATCCACGCCGGATACAAACCGTTCGTGTGCGAGTTCTGCGGGAAAGGCTTCCACCAGAAAG GAAACTACAAGAACCACAAGTTGACACACAGCGGCGAGAAGCAGTACAAGTGCTCCATCTGCAACAAGGCCTTCCACCAGATCTACAACCTGACCttccacatgcacacgcacaacgACAAGAAGCCCTTCACCTGCACCACATGTGGCAAAGGCTTCTGCCGCAACTTTGACCTGAAGAAACACATCAGGAAGCTGCACGAGAGCGGCTTCGTCTCGGCCGCCGACGCCTCCAGGGAAACGAAGAGCTGA